The following proteins are co-located in the Terriglobales bacterium genome:
- a CDS encoding DUF3592 domain-containing protein → MAGLALLPWEQWIDAVINAIKRKLYRQRWNRDLAISATWPQAEGTVYQVNSDASNRREEIVYYYSTPSGQHSGFFWHWFDSFDEPDTRAGGIIKLRYDPDDHDKSVVVSFPLVIR, encoded by the coding sequence GTGGCTGGACTTGCACTTCTACCTTGGGAACAATGGATTGACGCAGTTATCAATGCCATCAAGAGGAAGCTGTACAGGCAACGATGGAACCGCGATCTTGCAATCAGTGCGACGTGGCCGCAAGCCGAAGGAACCGTATATCAAGTCAACTCCGACGCTTCTAATCGGCGGGAAGAAATCGTCTACTATTACTCAACACCGTCCGGTCAACACTCAGGCTTTTTTTGGCATTGGTTTGATTCTTTTGACGAGCCGGACACACGCGCTGGCGGCATTATCAAGTTGCGCTATGACCCCGACGATCATGATAAATCGGTTGTCGTCAGCTTCCCGCTAGTAATCAGGTGA